A single genomic interval of Lepisosteus oculatus isolate fLepOcu1 chromosome 12, fLepOcu1.hap2, whole genome shotgun sequence harbors:
- the LOC107078790 gene encoding myosin-binding protein H-like: protein METYAKEFRSVEEPSYEYSAFEGVSEKSTIKKIASVKMMEAGQVTIVTKSETIAPKSPTLLLKLNDLRVKVGGMAQFICSFDGQPFTEIVWEHNGRRLMDSERAKYSQNGGALCLSIFNVQLADQGCYRCTVKNKYGEETTSAQLSVEAKEAKAKADTQIPSDSGSKSSKTDKVSHIMPSDQDKQELPAKTTGSQLSTAQRPSGTQRQKSRDYYPDVVPCEEPEMGATIPEFLEKLSPEITVQEGDDVSLFCVIKGIPAPCVIWLYNQLIVQESASYSLKHDGSLCSLNIKKIDPSQGGTYICKIVNSAGEAACSTHLRVTGWQLHVLVLQNVNVNSSFVSLFSNYIKGFTFWG, encoded by the exons ATGGAAACATATGCAAAAGAATTCCGATCAGTGGAGGAACCCAGCTATGAATATAGTGCTTTTGAAGGTGTTTCTGAAAAGTCCACTATTAAGAAGATTGCATCAGTAAAAATGATGGAGGCTGGACAAGTGACTATTGTGACAAAATCTGAGACAATAGCCCCAAAGAGTCCCACATTGCTTTTGAAACTCAATGATCTAAGGGTTAAAGTTGGTGGGATGGCTCAGTTCATCTGCTCTTTTGATGGACAGCCCTTCACTGAGATAGTATGGGAGCATAATGGAAGGAGACTTATGGATTCAGAAAGAGCAAAATATTCTCAAAATGGAGGTGCACTGTGTCTTTCGATCTTCAATGTCCAACTTGCGGACCAAGGTTgttacagatgtacagtaaaaaataaatatggtgAAGAGACAACATCTGCACAGCTTTCAGTAGAAG CTAAAGAAGCAAAAGCCAAAGCAGACACACAAATTCCCTCTGATTCAGGCAGTAAAAGTTCTAAAACAGACAAAGTGTCCCATATAATGCCCTCTGACCAAGACAAGCAAGAGCTCCCAGCAAAAACTACAGGATCTCAACTATCTACAGCTCAAAGACCAAGTGGAACTCAGAGACAGAAAAGCAGAGATTATTATCCAGATGTTGTGCCCTGTGAAGAACCAGAAATGGGTGCCACCATTcctgaatttcttgaaaaactatCCCCAGAAATCACTGTACAAGAAGGAGATGATGTATCACTCTTCTGTGTTATAAAGGGCATTCCTGCTCCTTGTGTTATTTGGCTATACAATCAGTTGATTGTCCAAGAGTCTGCATCATATTCATTGAAACACGATGGCTCCCTTTGCagtttaaatataaagaaaattgATCCCAGTCAAGGTGGTACTTACATATGCAAAATAGTCAATTCTGCAGGAGAAGCTGCGTGCAGCACACATCTCAGGGTCACAGGTTGGCAACTGCATGTTTTGGTCCTTCAGAATGTGAATGTGAATTCATCGTTCGTTTCACTTTTTTCCAATTATATCAAAGGATTTACTTTTTGGGGGTAA